From the genome of Methanobrevibacter smithii ATCC 35061, one region includes:
- a CDS encoding glycosyltransferase family 2 protein: MKTLDIVVPCYNEEEMLPIFYRELSNNLKNINWNVIFINDGSNDNTLEVIKKLKNSYGNVKYISFSRNFGKESAIYAGLDYSTGDYIVLMDADLQDPPSLIPEMLKYISKYDIVGTRRVTRKGEPPIRSFFARLFYKIANKITKIELVDGARDFRLMKREVVNAILDLKEYNRFSKGIFQWVGFETKWLEYENIERQKGETSWSFWELFKYSIEGIVSFTTAPLHIATIIGIFFSIIAFLSIIVIVIKTLLFGDPVEGWPSTISIILFLSGIQLFAAGIIGEYLAKIYLESKKRPLYIIKEKD, from the coding sequence ATGAAAACATTGGATATAGTTGTTCCGTGTTATAATGAAGAGGAAATGCTTCCAATATTTTACAGGGAACTTTCAAATAATCTGAAAAATATAAACTGGAATGTTATTTTTATAAATGACGGATCAAATGACAACACTTTAGAAGTTATCAAAAAACTTAAAAACAGCTATGGCAATGTTAAATACATCTCATTTTCAAGAAACTTCGGTAAAGAATCTGCAATATATGCAGGATTAGACTATTCTACCGGAGATTACATCGTATTAATGGATGCTGATTTACAAGACCCTCCATCATTAATTCCAGAAATGCTAAAATATATTTCTAAATATGATATTGTAGGAACACGTAGAGTCACAAGAAAAGGAGAACCTCCAATCAGATCATTTTTTGCAAGATTATTCTATAAAATAGCTAATAAAATAACTAAAATAGAGCTTGTTGATGGTGCAAGAGATTTCAGATTAATGAAAAGAGAAGTTGTAAATGCAATCCTTGATTTGAAAGAGTATAACCGTTTTTCAAAAGGAATTTTCCAGTGGGTCGGATTTGAAACAAAATGGTTAGAATATGAAAACATTGAAAGGCAAAAAGGAGAAACCAGCTGGTCATTTTGGGAACTGTTCAAATATTCCATTGAAGGAATTGTTTCTTTTACAACAGCTCCTCTTCACATAGCTACAATTATAGGAATTTTCTTTTCAATTATTGCATTTCTATCCATTATAGTCATTGTTATAAAAACCCTTTTATTTGGAGATCCTGTAGAAGGTTGGCCTTCAACTATTTCAATTATCCTATTTTTAAGTGGAATTCAACTGTTTGCAGCAGGAATAATTGGAGAATATTTAGCTAAAATTTATTTGGAAAGCAAAAAAAGACCTCTTTATATTATAAAAGAAAAAGATTAG
- a CDS encoding (5-formylfuran-3-yl)methyl phosphate synthase, with translation MLLLISPINHEEALESIKGGADIVDVKNPKEGSLGANFPWVIRDIREITPEDKLVSATLGDVPYKPGTVSLAAMGAHVSGADYIKVGLYGTKDYDEAVEVMENVAKTIKDVDNDTIVVASGYADAHRVGAVDPMEIPKVAKDAGCDLAMLDTAVKDGHTLFDYLSIEDLEKFVNEAHSYGLKTALAGSVKKEQLKPLNDIGCDVVGIRGAACVGGDRNTGKIHHTAVAELKELCDSF, from the coding sequence ATGCTTCTATTAATAAGTCCTATAAATCATGAAGAAGCTCTTGAATCTATTAAAGGTGGAGCAGATATTGTCGATGTAAAAAATCCTAAAGAAGGATCTTTAGGTGCTAATTTCCCTTGGGTTATTAGGGATATTAGGGAGATAACCCCTGAAGATAAATTGGTTAGTGCAACTTTAGGTGATGTGCCTTATAAACCGGGTACTGTTTCTCTTGCGGCAATGGGAGCTCATGTTTCTGGAGCAGATTATATTAAAGTAGGATTATATGGAACAAAAGATTATGATGAAGCAGTTGAAGTTATGGAAAATGTGGCTAAAACAATTAAAGATGTTGATAATGATACTATTGTTGTAGCTTCAGGTTATGCAGATGCACACCGTGTTGGTGCAGTTGACCCTATGGAAATTCCAAAAGTAGCTAAAGATGCTGGATGCGACTTGGCTATGCTTGATACTGCTGTTAAAGATGGTCATACATTATTTGATTATTTAAGTATTGAAGATTTAGAAAAATTTGTTAATGAAGCTCATAGTTATGGTTTGAAAACAGCTCTTGCAGGTTCAGTTAAAAAAGAACAGTTAAAACCTTTAAACGATATTGGATGTGATGTTGTAGGTATTAGAGGAGCTGCTTGCGTAGGTGGTGATCGTAACACTGGTAAAATACATCACACCGCTGTAGCTGAGCTTAAAGAATTATGTGATTCATTTTAG
- the guaB gene encoding IMP dehydrogenase encodes MFSKKVQEAKVAYTFDDFLLTPNASYVEPKDIDTKIKLGKDIKLNIPILSAAMDTVTESDLAIAMAQEGGVGVIHRNITQEKQVEEVKKVKSAEDLTIRDVITITPDSTIADVQAKMNDELISGLPVVDNDEIIGIISKRDIRPVLKKGVDKTVKDIMTSDVVTVEEPITAEEALNIAYENKVERLPVLRDGKLVGIITIKDILNQAQYPNAARDKDGNYLVAAASGPFDLDRAMALDQAGADIISIDCAHAHNMNVVKFTETIKDNIDADLCVGNIATAEAAEDLASMGVDGLKVGIGPGSMCTTRIVAGVGVPQLTAISEVADVAKEYGIPVIADGGIRYSGDIAKAIGAGADAVMLGNLLAASYEAPGEIVVMNGKQYKKYRGMGSMGAMTSEYDGGADRYFQGSKSKMNHTKYVPEGIEGAVPYRGTVNEILFQLVGGLKSSMGYCGAKDIAAMQEKARFVRITSSGIKESHPHDLLITNESPNYPTLD; translated from the coding sequence ATGTTTTCAAAAAAAGTTCAAGAAGCAAAAGTAGCTTATACTTTTGATGATTTTTTATTAACTCCTAATGCAAGTTATGTGGAACCAAAAGACATTGATACTAAAATTAAATTAGGAAAAGATATTAAATTGAATATACCAATTTTAAGTGCTGCTATGGATACTGTTACTGAATCAGATTTGGCAATAGCTATGGCACAAGAAGGTGGTGTTGGAGTAATTCACAGAAATATTACTCAGGAAAAACAAGTGGAAGAAGTTAAAAAAGTTAAATCAGCTGAAGATTTAACAATACGTGATGTTATAACAATTACCCCTGATTCTACAATTGCCGATGTTCAGGCAAAAATGAATGATGAGTTAATCAGTGGTCTTCCGGTTGTAGACAATGATGAAATTATTGGTATCATTTCTAAAAGAGATATTAGGCCTGTGTTGAAAAAAGGTGTTGACAAAACTGTAAAAGACATTATGACATCTGATGTTGTAACTGTTGAAGAGCCAATCACTGCAGAAGAAGCTTTAAACATTGCTTATGAAAATAAAGTTGAAAGACTTCCTGTACTTCGTGACGGCAAATTGGTTGGAATCATCACTATTAAAGATATTTTAAACCAAGCTCAATATCCTAATGCTGCTCGTGATAAAGACGGTAATTATTTAGTGGCTGCTGCATCAGGGCCTTTTGATTTAGACAGAGCAATGGCTTTAGACCAAGCTGGTGCGGATATTATTTCTATTGACTGTGCTCATGCTCATAATATGAATGTGGTTAAGTTCACTGAAACCATTAAGGACAATATTGATGCTGATTTGTGCGTAGGTAATATAGCTACTGCAGAAGCTGCTGAAGATTTGGCATCTATGGGTGTAGATGGCCTTAAAGTAGGTATAGGTCCAGGTTCAATGTGTACTACCCGTATTGTGGCTGGTGTTGGTGTGCCACAACTTACAGCTATTTCAGAAGTTGCTGATGTAGCTAAGGAATATGGTATTCCAGTAATAGCTGACGGTGGAATCAGATACTCCGGAGATATTGCAAAAGCTATCGGTGCCGGTGCAGATGCAGTAATGCTGGGTAATTTACTTGCAGCATCTTACGAAGCTCCTGGTGAAATTGTTGTTATGAATGGAAAACAATACAAAAAATACCGTGGAATGGGTTCCATGGGAGCAATGACCAGTGAGTACGACGGAGGAGCAGACAGATACTTCCAAGGATCTAAAAGTAAGATGAATCATACAAAATATGTTCCTGAAGGAATTGAAGGTGCTGTACCTTACAGAGGAACTGTTAATGAGATTTTATTCCAACTTGTTGGAGGTTTAAAATCTTCTATGGGTTACTGTGGTGCTAAAGATATTGCAGCTATGCAAGAAAAAGCAAGATTTGTTAGAATCACAAGTAGTGGTATAAAAGAATCCCACCCTCATGATTTATTAATTACTAATGAAAGTCCTAATTATCCAACTCTTGACTAA
- the rpl37A gene encoding 50S ribosomal protein L37Ae, with translation MARTKKVGITGRFGARYGRKAKRSVKMIEENMKKNHVCPRCDRPYVKRQAAGIWKCRKCGAVFTGGAYVPETPMAKSAARNIRNVNVEE, from the coding sequence ATGGCAAGAACAAAAAAAGTGGGTATTACAGGTAGGTTCGGTGCAAGATACGGAAGAAAAGCAAAAAGATCTGTAAAAATGATCGAAGAAAACATGAAAAAAAATCATGTTTGTCCTAGATGTGATAGACCTTATGTAAAAAGACAAGCTGCTGGAATTTGGAAATGTAGAAAATGTGGCGCAGTATTTACCGGAGGAGCATATGTACCAGAAACTCCTATGGCAAAATCTGCAGCACGTAACATAAGAAATGTTAATGTGGAGGAATAA
- a CDS encoding DNA-directed RNA polymerase subunit P, translated as MYRCPRCGTEVDHKSYMENKCPKCRYRILFKNVPEVTRIIKAR; from the coding sequence TTGTATAGATGTCCACGTTGTGGAACTGAAGTAGATCACAAAAGCTACATGGAAAATAAATGTCCTAAATGTAGATATAGGATTTTATTTAAAAATGTTCCAGAAGTAACAAGAATTATAAAAGCAAGATAA
- a CDS encoding Brix domain-containing protein — translation MLISTSRKPSQKTRKFCKNLAHATGSTSVNRGKSNMRELLLKALELDEHNLAIVNEIKGNPSRVTFYSNKGEILLIILIGVTTSNERCHILPKNLKIVSKVEKLNVLSEILGFELVDKASENYILISKEDDLIAKINFVNKFGDKTDLQINVKKILDGEL, via the coding sequence ATGTTAATTTCAACTTCTAGAAAACCTTCTCAAAAAACAAGAAAGTTTTGTAAAAATCTCGCTCATGCAACTGGTTCCACTAGCGTAAACCGGGGAAAAAGTAATATGCGTGAGTTACTTTTAAAAGCTCTGGAATTAGATGAGCATAATTTAGCTATTGTTAATGAGATTAAGGGTAATCCTAGCAGAGTAACTTTTTATTCAAATAAAGGGGAAATTTTACTTATAATATTAATTGGAGTTACTACTTCTAATGAAAGATGTCATATTTTACCTAAAAATTTGAAAATAGTTTCTAAAGTTGAAAAGCTCAATGTTTTAAGTGAAATTTTAGGTTTTGAATTGGTAGATAAAGCTAGTGAAAATTATATTCTTATTTCTAAAGAGGATGATTTAATAGCTAAAATTAATTTTGTAAATAAATTCGGAGATAAAACCGATTTACAGATTAATGTTAAAAAGATTTTAGATGGGGAATTATGA
- a CDS encoding KEOPS complex subunit Pcc1 codes for MNVDSPLESIKSDIAIEFENQKQAKIIYESIILEFETAPDYRSSMSLTLDEYRILIRIDAEDSTSFRASVNSAIKWIKLSLEINNLTI; via the coding sequence ATGAACGTAGACAGTCCTCTTGAATCTATTAAAAGTGATATAGCTATTGAATTTGAAAATCAAAAGCAGGCTAAAATAATTTATGAATCCATTATTTTAGAATTTGAAACTGCTCCTGATTATAGGTCATCTATGAGTTTAACTTTAGATGAATATAGAATTCTAATTAGAATTGATGCAGAAGATTCTACTTCTTTTAGAGCTTCTGTTAACTCTGCAATTAAATGGATTAAGTTGTCTTTAGAGATTAATAATTTAACTATTTAA
- a CDS encoding prefoldin subunit beta, with protein sequence MEIPENIQHQLNQFQQLQQQAQAVTMQIQNVEVQIQESETALEELNKTDENAEVFKQAGNLLIKVDYAQAVEDMNEKLETLKLRKQTMARQEERVMKKLEEMQTNIQAAMQGLQGE encoded by the coding sequence ATGGAAATCCCAGAAAATATACAACATCAATTAAATCAATTCCAACAATTACAACAACAAGCTCAAGCTGTAACCATGCAGATTCAAAATGTTGAAGTTCAAATTCAAGAAAGTGAAACTGCTCTTGAAGAACTTAACAAAACTGATGAAAATGCTGAAGTTTTCAAACAAGCTGGAAACTTACTTATTAAAGTTGATTATGCACAAGCAGTTGAAGATATGAATGAAAAATTAGAAACTCTCAAGTTAAGAAAACAAACCATGGCTCGTCAAGAAGAAAGAGTTATGAAAAAACTTGAAGAAATGCAAACTAATATCCAAGCTGCTATGCAAGGGTTACAAGGAGAATAA
- a CDS encoding DUF3194 domain-containing protein, which produces MSKLKKLSSVDLATISDDFGEILEIEVSKAISTKELDDLDLDIIVSYENNQLDVDVDVGVTFDKLSEITQDQVAGAIDEAYLKFDSYIDENYRQ; this is translated from the coding sequence ATGTCTAAACTTAAAAAATTATCATCTGTTGATTTAGCTACTATTTCTGATGATTTTGGTGAAATTTTAGAAATTGAAGTTTCAAAAGCTATTTCTACTAAAGAACTGGATGATTTGGATTTGGATATTATCGTCAGCTATGAAAATAATCAGCTTGATGTTGATGTAGATGTTGGAGTTACCTTTGACAAACTTTCAGAGATTACCCAGGATCAGGTAGCCGGTGCTATTGATGAAGCTTATTTAAAATTTGATTCATATATTGATGAGAATTATAGACAATAA
- a CDS encoding HisA/HisF family protein has product MIKKVPVLDLKDNIAVSGKSGLRDTYTPLQTVFAPSANPVDIANGLSINGADELYIADLDLIEGNGHNIHDVKMVNSILPVMLDAGVKDFESFTFFLDYAYKIIVPTETIKSIGEIKKIFEKYPKERIVVSVDVKDNELYSKNLNISLAEFKEILEELDPDEIILLDITGVGTQKGYNQELLDDFKDLKDKLIIAGGLNNKSVSELEDMGIKKVLVGTALHSGEMKLLD; this is encoded by the coding sequence ATGATTAAAAAAGTTCCAGTTTTAGATTTAAAAGATAATATTGCAGTTAGTGGAAAATCTGGATTAAGGGACACATATACTCCATTACAAACAGTTTTCGCACCATCAGCTAATCCTGTTGATATAGCTAATGGATTATCAATTAATGGGGCAGATGAGTTATATATTGCTGATTTGGATTTAATTGAAGGTAATGGTCATAATATTCATGATGTTAAAATGGTAAACTCAATTTTGCCGGTTATGCTGGATGCAGGTGTTAAGGATTTTGAATCATTTACTTTCTTTTTAGACTATGCATATAAGATAATTGTCCCAACAGAAACCATAAAAAGCATTGGTGAGATTAAAAAGATTTTTGAAAAATATCCTAAAGAAAGGATTGTTGTAAGTGTAGATGTTAAGGACAATGAATTATATTCAAAGAATTTAAATATTTCATTAGCTGAATTTAAAGAAATTTTGGAAGAATTGGATCCTGATGAAATAATTCTTTTAGACATTACAGGTGTCGGAACACAAAAAGGTTATAATCAGGAATTACTGGATGATTTTAAAGATTTAAAAGATAAACTGATTATAGCTGGAGGTTTAAATAACAAATCAGTTAGTGAACTTGAAGACATGGGTATAAAAAAGGTTTTAGTAGGAACAGCTTTGCATTCAGGTGAAATGAAATTACTTGATTAG